Proteins encoded within one genomic window of Phototrophicus methaneseepsis:
- a CDS encoding 3'-5' exonuclease codes for MTRYIRNANPNPRDKEKVQAWAIELLETGFYVLDTETTGLGKQDEIVQIGIVDQHGHTIVNSLIKPTQPIPYGASAIHGIYDKDVISAPDFADLYVSLSSTLAGMPMVAYNVDFDWRMLVQSAGRFGLPPLRTGMRHCAMKQYARYKGQKNANGSYRWHKLAVAAKQERIKVENAHDALGDCRMTLALIYKMAGRL; via the coding sequence ATGACGCGATACATCCGTAACGCCAACCCAAACCCGCGCGATAAAGAGAAAGTTCAGGCATGGGCGATTGAACTGCTAGAAACAGGCTTTTACGTGCTGGATACAGAGACAACTGGCCTGGGCAAGCAGGATGAAATCGTACAGATTGGCATCGTTGATCAGCATGGGCACACCATCGTGAACAGCCTGATCAAGCCAACGCAGCCAATCCCATATGGGGCCAGCGCGATCCATGGCATTTACGATAAGGATGTCATCAGCGCGCCGGACTTCGCGGACTTGTATGTATCGCTTTCCAGCACGCTCGCCGGTATGCCGATGGTTGCCTATAATGTCGATTTTGACTGGCGCATGCTCGTGCAAAGTGCGGGTCGGTTCGGCCTACCGCCCCTACGCACAGGTATGCGTCACTGTGCGATGAAGCAGTACGCCCGCTACAAAGGCCAGAAGAACGCCAATGGCAGCTATCGCTGGCATAAGCTTGCTGTCGCTGCCAAGCAGGAGCGTATCAAGGTCGAGAATGCACACGATGCCCTGGGCGACTGCCGCATGACACTGGCACTCATTTATAAAATGGCAGGTCGCTTATGA
- a CDS encoding UbiA family prenyltransferase, producing MQHATHPPRVSWVSLFTNHADAWGLTCVIASLGLIIHNNLNWQHAPLLVAVTLNYWLGFALNDYFDAQFDASDPVKARRNFFCQVHIPRKLLLGFVLILEAAVFLVFASYGLFGISMYVTAIVVMWAYSAAPIRLKNRPGLDLLTHAIFVQTFPYVVSVALPSTGWRVIDSALVVLFALASLAAQLEQQVRDYHLDKQFESNFTIWFGHQPTRILLQLVTILLVVHVVAIISLQMLPLFLLPYIVIAAPIMLHRFVRGKKPRSENLVRLTLALSLVYTALLWLWAMTGNIEGMTTLLLI from the coding sequence ATGCAACACGCCACACATCCACCGAGGGTTTCATGGGTATCGCTCTTTACTAACCATGCCGATGCATGGGGGCTGACATGTGTCATCGCTTCTCTTGGCCTGATCATTCATAACAATCTCAATTGGCAGCATGCGCCGCTGTTGGTAGCTGTGACGCTCAATTATTGGCTGGGCTTTGCACTCAATGATTATTTTGATGCTCAGTTCGATGCGTCTGATCCGGTCAAGGCCCGTCGCAATTTCTTTTGTCAGGTGCATATCCCGCGCAAGCTGTTGTTGGGCTTTGTCCTCATTCTAGAAGCCGCTGTCTTCCTGGTCTTCGCCAGTTATGGCCTATTTGGGATTAGCATGTACGTGACAGCGATTGTCGTGATGTGGGCTTATTCCGCGGCACCCATCCGCCTGAAAAATCGCCCTGGCCTGGATTTATTGACCCATGCCATCTTCGTGCAGACGTTCCCTTATGTGGTTTCTGTTGCGCTGCCCAGTACGGGCTGGCGGGTTATTGACAGTGCCCTGGTTGTGCTCTTCGCGCTGGCATCCCTGGCTGCTCAGTTGGAGCAGCAAGTGCGAGATTATCATCTCGATAAGCAGTTCGAGAGCAACTTCACGATCTGGTTTGGTCATCAGCCCACGCGCATTTTGCTCCAACTCGTGACGATTTTGCTGGTTGTCCACGTTGTCGCCATCATCAGCCTGCAGATGCTGCCGCTTTTCTTACTACCCTATATCGTGATTGCTGCGCCGATTATGCTGCATCGCTTTGTACGCGGTAAAAAGCCACGCTCGGAAAATCTGGTGCGGTTGACGCTTGCCTTAAGCCTGGTCTATACAGCGCTCCTCTGGTTGTGGGCGATGACGGGTAACATCGAAGGCATGACGACCCTGCTCTTAATCTGA
- a CDS encoding DinB family protein yields the protein MLDYIGMITSYHRWAQRKLWQCVLTVSDEDFVRPVAYSLGSLHQQMVHMMWVEALWYARIHSLPRPSYTTDDVPTRDELRTTWDAIEAQWLTYLEALTPVELSRMVTFMRGNGEQVTMPVWQILTHLVNHGTDHRGQVLRLIHDAKGQTFEQDMFFYLQETNAQTAI from the coding sequence ATGCTAGATTATATTGGGATGATCACTTCTTATCATCGTTGGGCGCAGCGCAAGTTATGGCAGTGTGTGCTGACCGTTTCCGATGAGGATTTTGTCAGGCCGGTCGCCTATTCGCTGGGTTCGCTGCATCAGCAGATGGTGCATATGATGTGGGTAGAAGCGCTGTGGTATGCGCGCATTCACAGCCTGCCGCGCCCTTCTTATACAACGGATGATGTCCCGACGCGTGACGAACTCCGTACAACGTGGGATGCGATAGAGGCGCAGTGGCTTACTTATCTAGAAGCGCTCACGCCTGTGGAACTCAGCCGTATGGTGACGTTTATGCGTGGCAATGGAGAGCAGGTGACGATGCCAGTTTGGCAAATTCTGACGCATCTGGTGAACCATGGCACAGATCATCGTGGGCAGGTTTTGCGGCTCATTCACGATGCAAAGGGGCAGACATTCGAACAGGATATGTTCTTTTACCTACAGGAAACCAACGCTCAGACAGCGATTTAA
- a CDS encoding Gfo/Idh/MocA family protein produces the protein MEPIRWGILTAGNISNQFAKGLQVLPDAEIVAVGSSSQAKSDEFADKYDIPHRHEGYEALVNDPDVDVIYIGSPHSHHYDHMKLCLNAGKHVICEKAFTLNAAQAEECINLAQKKGLFLMEAMWTRYLPAVVQLRQWLADGVIGTPEFVQIDFSFYKAFEAAHRLYNPDLGGGALLDLGIYNVSFASMVLGLPDRVHSHMMLAESGVDRKTSMMLEYDNGATAMLMCGFVASLPRDAFISGTKGWIQVKDPFYKPTQLVLHLNGEDAQTFEFPIESTGYQFEAAEVMSCIRAGKLESDVMPLAETLALMKLMDEIREPWGVKYAVAGEE, from the coding sequence ATGGAACCCATTCGTTGGGGTATATTGACCGCGGGGAACATCTCAAACCAATTTGCAAAGGGCTTGCAAGTCTTACCGGATGCAGAAATCGTCGCTGTAGGCTCCAGTTCTCAGGCGAAATCCGACGAGTTTGCGGATAAATATGATATTCCTCATCGGCACGAAGGCTATGAAGCGTTAGTCAATGACCCGGATGTCGACGTCATTTATATTGGCAGCCCTCACAGCCACCATTATGATCATATGAAGCTGTGCCTGAACGCTGGCAAACATGTCATCTGCGAAAAAGCCTTTACGCTTAATGCAGCCCAGGCAGAAGAATGCATCAACCTGGCGCAGAAAAAAGGGCTCTTCCTGATGGAAGCCATGTGGACCCGCTATCTGCCAGCAGTCGTACAATTGCGCCAGTGGTTGGCTGATGGCGTCATCGGCACCCCTGAATTTGTTCAGATTGACTTTAGCTTTTATAAAGCTTTTGAGGCAGCCCATCGCCTTTATAACCCGGACCTGGGCGGGGGTGCCCTGCTGGACCTGGGTATTTATAACGTTTCGTTTGCGTCGATGGTGTTGGGTCTGCCGGATCGCGTTCACAGCCATATGATGCTGGCGGAATCAGGCGTTGATCGCAAAACATCCATGATGCTGGAATATGACAATGGCGCGACGGCGATGCTGATGTGCGGCTTTGTGGCGAGTTTGCCCAGGGATGCCTTCATCAGTGGCACAAAGGGCTGGATCCAGGTGAAAGACCCCTTCTATAAGCCCACACAGCTTGTGCTGCATCTCAACGGCGAGGACGCTCAAACCTTCGAGTTCCCCATCGAGAGCACGGGTTATCAATTCGAAGCAGCAGAGGTTATGTCATGTATCCGCGCTGGCAAGCTGGAAAGTGACGTCATGCCCCTGGCGGAGACACTCGCCCTGATGAAGCTAATGGACGAAATCCGCGAGCCCTGGGGCGTCAAGTATGCCGTCGCAGGTGAAGAATAA
- a CDS encoding metal-dependent transcriptional regulator → MPPHIMPSVTYSEELGDLLKMVYIHTQDESEETLSREALAAALPHVAGFDELLNEAVARRFVTEQKGEIALTATGQQEALRLLMPQTEAVENFVKTVYVLQQPRDRVSTNALRDALHITAPSVTDMAKRLMDSGLLDHRKYHGVRLTPLGERIALRILRRHRLIELYLVQELGYALHEVHGEAEALEHAVSDQFIQAIDAKLDHPHFDPHGDPIPTNEGVIQRRDLRPLSELDLNTAARVSRFLAEETDMLQHILDRGFQLNTPVEVSARDPFQGPLTVRVGDQSTETVIGYSVADTILVEVMP, encoded by the coding sequence ATGCCGCCACATATCATGCCGTCTGTCACCTACTCAGAAGAACTTGGCGATCTGCTGAAGATGGTGTACATCCACACACAAGATGAAAGTGAAGAAACCCTCAGCAGAGAAGCACTCGCGGCCGCTTTGCCCCATGTGGCTGGGTTTGATGAGCTTCTGAATGAGGCGGTTGCTCGCCGCTTCGTGACGGAACAAAAAGGTGAAATTGCTTTGACGGCCACAGGCCAGCAGGAAGCCCTACGGTTGCTCATGCCACAGACGGAAGCTGTCGAGAATTTTGTGAAGACGGTCTATGTTTTGCAGCAGCCAAGGGACCGTGTGAGCACCAACGCGCTGCGCGATGCGCTCCATATTACGGCCCCCAGTGTGACGGATATGGCGAAGCGGCTGATGGACAGCGGCTTACTGGATCATCGGAAATATCATGGTGTGCGCCTGACGCCCCTTGGCGAGCGCATCGCCTTGCGGATTTTGCGTCGCCACCGCCTGATTGAGTTGTATCTTGTGCAGGAACTTGGCTATGCACTGCACGAAGTCCATGGTGAGGCAGAGGCCCTGGAACATGCTGTTTCTGATCAATTCATCCAGGCGATTGATGCGAAGTTAGATCATCCTCACTTTGACCCGCATGGGGACCCTATCCCTACCAATGAAGGTGTCATTCAACGGCGAGACCTGCGCCCATTGAGTGAATTAGACCTGAATACTGCGGCACGTGTTTCGCGCTTCCTGGCAGAAGAAACCGATATGTTGCAGCATATCCTCGATAGGGGCTTCCAGTTGAATACACCCGTTGAGGTCAGCGCGCGAGATCCATTTCAAGGGCCTCTGACCGTACGCGTGGGCGATCAGTCAACGGAGACGGTCATCGGCTACAGCGTGGCCGATACGATCCTCGTTGAAGTCATGCCCTAG
- a CDS encoding metallophosphoesterase produces the protein MRQFATNLALGLPGLSIPILGAALSAYAIGIEPRNIAYTDTDLRLPHLDPVFSGYRLIQISDIHMDTWTGSYMLPGIIQKINAYEPDAVVITGDFANSHLAESVPGLVDALSQLRAKDGVFAIAGNHDHWSGIEHYQAILEQSNIIDMRNAVHTIERDGVPLHIAGLDDCHVLKHDLKAVMAQMPQDGCAIILVHEPDYADEVVKTGRFDLQLSGHTHGGQIVLPVIGAPTLPPLGKKYPSGMYWVGDMQLYTNRGLGTGTPPVRFNCPPEVSIFNLYPQRS, from the coding sequence ATGAGACAATTTGCGACAAACCTGGCCTTGGGCCTGCCCGGATTGAGTATTCCGATACTGGGGGCGGCTCTTTCAGCATATGCCATTGGCATTGAACCGCGTAACATTGCCTATACCGATACTGACTTGCGTTTGCCCCATCTGGACCCCGTTTTTAGTGGATACCGTCTGATTCAGATCAGCGATATTCATATGGATACCTGGACAGGCTCTTATATGCTGCCTGGGATCATCCAGAAAATCAACGCGTATGAGCCCGATGCCGTGGTGATTACGGGCGACTTCGCCAATAGTCACCTGGCGGAATCCGTGCCGGGGCTTGTCGATGCCTTGAGCCAACTCAGGGCGAAAGATGGTGTCTTCGCGATTGCAGGCAACCATGACCACTGGTCCGGCATTGAGCATTATCAGGCGATTCTGGAACAGTCGAATATCATCGATATGCGCAATGCGGTGCATACGATTGAGCGCGATGGTGTGCCGCTGCATATCGCTGGCTTAGACGACTGCCACGTTCTCAAGCACGATCTCAAGGCTGTGATGGCACAGATGCCACAAGATGGATGTGCCATTATCCTGGTGCATGAGCCGGATTACGCCGATGAAGTGGTGAAGACAGGGCGATTTGATTTGCAGCTCAGTGGGCACACGCATGGCGGGCAGATTGTGCTGCCAGTCATTGGCGCGCCGACGTTGCCCCCACTTGGTAAGAAGTATCCATCAGGCATGTATTGGGTGGGGGATATGCAGCTTTACACCAATCGCGGCCTGGGTACAGGGACACCGCCCGTGCGTTTTAACTGCCCGCCGGAAGTGAGCATCTTCAATTTGTACCCGCAGCGGTCATAA
- a CDS encoding winged helix-turn-helix domain-containing protein produces the protein MSDLPTGTLKLTNQELRRLVIVKQHLSAAEKPTMLDTIRDIGCLQLDPISAVERSHMLVLWSRIGPYDEADLNKLIYEDRALFEYWAHVASIVPTQDYPLHQYRMERYPRRWYAQFKAWWDEVEAGDPPLSQYVLATLRENGPMNTKDFEDKTVGFGPSSGWTSGRNINRMMDMLWAQGKVMVTKRRGKQRYWDLAERCLPEWAPRETRTDDEHTYLAAQRAIKSLGAATARQINLHFVRDRYPNLQANLDRLVTDERLIPVEIEGQKGNWYMHTDDLPVLENIRSGGFQPRTTLLSPFDNLICDRDRTEQLWNFYFRIEIYVPKDKREFGYYVLPILYGDDLIGRIDPKFDRKSKTLHVYNIYAEDDAPDSDEVVDSIFSSIQSLARFLGANQIVVENVPQKWAKLRQNLA, from the coding sequence ATGTCTGACTTGCCCACTGGAACGCTCAAGCTGACAAACCAGGAACTACGCCGTCTGGTCATCGTTAAACAGCATCTTTCCGCCGCAGAAAAACCCACGATGCTGGATACCATCCGCGATATTGGCTGCCTGCAACTGGATCCCATCAGCGCCGTCGAACGCAGCCATATGCTGGTACTGTGGAGTCGCATTGGCCCATACGATGAAGCAGACCTGAACAAGCTCATTTATGAAGACCGCGCATTGTTCGAGTATTGGGCACACGTGGCATCCATCGTGCCAACACAGGACTATCCCCTGCATCAATATCGTATGGAGCGTTACCCAAGGCGCTGGTATGCTCAGTTCAAAGCATGGTGGGATGAAGTCGAAGCCGGTGATCCGCCGCTGAGCCAATATGTGCTGGCAACGCTGCGAGAAAATGGCCCCATGAATACCAAGGATTTTGAAGATAAGACCGTCGGTTTTGGGCCGTCGTCAGGCTGGACGAGTGGGCGTAACATCAACCGCATGATGGATATGCTATGGGCACAGGGCAAAGTCATGGTCACAAAACGGCGCGGCAAACAGCGCTATTGGGACCTGGCTGAACGATGCCTGCCGGAGTGGGCCCCGCGCGAAACGCGCACAGATGACGAGCACACCTATCTGGCCGCCCAACGAGCGATCAAATCTTTAGGCGCAGCCACCGCACGCCAGATTAACCTGCATTTCGTCCGCGACCGCTACCCTAACCTGCAAGCGAACCTCGACCGCCTGGTGACTGATGAGCGCCTGATCCCCGTCGAAATAGAAGGCCAGAAGGGCAACTGGTACATGCATACAGACGATTTGCCTGTGCTGGAAAATATCCGTTCCGGCGGATTCCAGCCCAGGACGACGCTGCTCTCCCCCTTTGATAACCTCATCTGCGACCGAGACCGCACAGAGCAGTTGTGGAACTTCTATTTCCGTATCGAAATTTACGTTCCCAAAGATAAGCGCGAGTTCGGTTACTATGTGCTGCCTATCCTGTATGGTGATGATCTCATTGGGCGTATTGACCCCAAGTTTGACCGCAAGAGCAAGACGCTGCACGTCTACAATATCTACGCAGAAGATGACGCCCCCGATAGCGACGAAGTCGTTGATAGCATCTTCAGCAGCATTCAATCGCTGGCGCGCTTCCTGGGGGCAAACCAGATTGTTGTGGAAAATGTCCCTCAAAAATGGGCCAAGCTGCGTCAAAACCTGGCATGA
- a CDS encoding NUDIX domain-containing protein produces MYPSVEDTRVERVRAILLTNEGKILFIKRVKPNNKTAPYWVAPGGGVESYDLTLHDALARELAEELGASYDVLCDAFTLEHHKAGKDLVEHFYVCRLHDYDLSLRHGPEFEDPSRGKFIPDAVELSEDAIDAINIKTEELRDWLIANLNMLKMLHNAA; encoded by the coding sequence ATGTACCCGTCAGTTGAAGATACACGTGTGGAACGCGTACGCGCTATTTTGTTGACGAACGAAGGCAAAATTTTGTTCATCAAGCGCGTTAAGCCGAACAATAAAACAGCGCCGTATTGGGTCGCACCGGGTGGCGGTGTGGAATCCTATGATCTGACGCTGCATGATGCCCTGGCACGTGAACTGGCAGAAGAATTGGGTGCAAGCTACGATGTGCTGTGTGATGCCTTTACGCTAGAGCATCATAAGGCAGGCAAGGACCTTGTGGAACACTTCTACGTATGCCGCTTGCATGATTATGACCTGAGCCTGCGCCATGGCCCAGAATTTGAAGATCCATCTCGTGGGAAGTTCATCCCGGACGCGGTTGAGCTTTCTGAAGATGCGATTGATGCCATCAACATCAAGACAGAAGAACTGCGCGATTGGCTGATTGCCAATTTAAACATGCTCAAGATGCTGCACAACGCTGCATAG
- a CDS encoding NADPH-dependent oxidoreductase, with the protein MPQTDTVTSTPTLEALFNHVTIRNFTKEDISPSVITTLLNAARRSPTSSNMQAYSLVVVRDQEKKAKLAELAGDQRHVAECPVFIAVCADVYRLKKAAEMHGKTLAQNTENTMIATIDAALVGMSLSTAAESIGLGAVMIGSMRNDPELAGKLLGLPKGVYVVYGLCLGWPDEDLRPAQKPRLPEELVIHYEHYSTEDPTPLLKQHDADLAIHYNKLGRNLHQSAWTGVMADKFSTPKRPWLRAVLEKMGFSFE; encoded by the coding sequence ATGCCACAGACTGACACCGTCACCAGTACGCCCACCCTAGAGGCACTCTTCAACCATGTCACGATCCGTAACTTCACTAAAGAAGATATTTCTCCGAGCGTGATAACCACCTTGCTGAATGCCGCCCGGCGCAGTCCTACATCATCCAATATGCAAGCTTATAGCCTCGTCGTTGTGCGCGACCAGGAGAAAAAAGCGAAGCTGGCAGAGCTAGCAGGAGATCAGCGCCACGTGGCTGAATGCCCCGTATTCATCGCCGTATGTGCTGATGTCTACCGCCTCAAGAAAGCCGCAGAAATGCACGGCAAGACGCTGGCACAAAATACTGAAAATACGATGATCGCTACGATTGACGCGGCTCTGGTTGGTATGTCGCTCTCGACAGCTGCGGAATCCATCGGCCTAGGGGCGGTTATGATTGGCTCCATGCGCAACGACCCGGAACTGGCCGGGAAACTGCTCGGATTGCCAAAAGGGGTATACGTGGTTTATGGCTTGTGCCTGGGTTGGCCGGATGAAGATTTGCGCCCCGCGCAAAAACCGCGCCTACCCGAAGAACTGGTCATCCATTATGAGCACTATAGCACAGAAGACCCCACCCCGCTGTTAAAACAGCATGACGCAGATCTCGCTATCCATTACAACAAACTGGGCCGCAATCTCCATCAATCCGCCTGGACGGGCGTCATGGCCGATAAATTCAGCACGCCCAAGCGCCCCTGGCTGCGCGCCGTCCTTGAAAAGATGGGCTTCTCCTTCGAGTAA
- a CDS encoding DUF1232 domain-containing protein, whose amino-acid sequence MKYILGILGFLYLVLPTGGLVEFIPDYIPVVGHIDEFLASYAVAAVIGATKGIHHPTAIKLIIVGILGVFGFLYLVYPSAGIVEFLPDAIPFAGNFDEFVASSLAIFAANSVRRRSLPPAEDDADLYYDNTTSIRQ is encoded by the coding sequence ATGAAATATATACTCGGTATCCTTGGTTTTCTCTATCTGGTGCTGCCCACTGGTGGCTTAGTTGAGTTCATTCCGGATTATATCCCCGTTGTGGGCCATATTGATGAGTTCCTGGCATCGTATGCGGTGGCCGCTGTCATCGGAGCCACAAAAGGCATTCATCACCCGACCGCTATCAAGCTCATTATTGTTGGCATCTTAGGCGTGTTTGGCTTTCTCTACCTGGTTTATCCATCGGCGGGCATTGTAGAGTTTCTGCCGGATGCGATTCCCTTTGCGGGCAACTTCGACGAATTTGTCGCCTCCTCATTAGCGATCTTCGCTGCGAACAGCGTTCGCCGCCGCTCGTTACCTCCGGCTGAGGACGACGCCGATCTTTACTATGACAATACAACATCCATACGTCAGTAG
- a CDS encoding aldo/keto reductase encodes MEYTFLGRTGLKVARVCLGTMNFGPETTEEDSYAIMDRALDEGVNFFDTANVYGRKKGEGVTEQIIGRWFAQGDGRREKVVLATKVYGDMGDWPNESRLSALSIKRACEASLKRLQTDHIDIYQMHHIYRQAPWEEIWQAMEQLVHEGKVLYVGSSNFAGWHIAKANEVAKSRNFLGLVSEQSLYNLADRMIELEVIPACEDYGLGLIPWSPLAGGLLGGILGKIEEGRRASEGMQKRLEKVRPQVEAYEAFCKELGESPADVALAWLLHNPVVTAPIIGPRTMEQFEGNLHSLEIKLDEAALAKLDEIWPGPGGAAPEAYAW; translated from the coding sequence ATGGAATACACTTTTTTAGGACGTACTGGCCTGAAAGTGGCCCGTGTCTGCCTCGGTACGATGAACTTCGGCCCCGAGACAACAGAAGAAGATAGCTATGCGATCATGGATCGTGCCCTGGACGAGGGCGTGAACTTCTTCGATACAGCCAATGTGTATGGCCGCAAAAAAGGTGAAGGCGTCACGGAGCAGATCATTGGGCGTTGGTTTGCACAGGGTGATGGCCGCCGTGAAAAGGTCGTCCTGGCGACCAAAGTCTACGGTGATATGGGCGACTGGCCCAATGAGAGCCGCCTTTCTGCCCTGAGCATCAAGCGTGCTTGTGAAGCTAGCCTCAAGCGCCTACAGACGGATCACATTGATATTTACCAGATGCACCATATTTATCGTCAGGCCCCCTGGGAAGAAATCTGGCAGGCTATGGAGCAGCTCGTCCACGAGGGCAAGGTGCTCTATGTCGGCAGCAGCAACTTCGCCGGATGGCATATCGCCAAAGCCAACGAAGTCGCCAAGTCGCGCAACTTCCTCGGCCTCGTCAGTGAGCAGAGCCTCTACAATTTGGCTGATCGTATGATTGAGCTGGAAGTCATCCCTGCGTGCGAAGATTATGGCCTGGGCCTGATTCCCTGGTCACCGCTTGCAGGGGGTCTGTTGGGCGGCATCCTGGGCAAGATCGAAGAAGGTCGCCGTGCTTCAGAAGGGATGCAGAAGCGCCTGGAGAAGGTTCGTCCCCAGGTGGAAGCCTATGAAGCTTTCTGCAAAGAATTGGGCGAAAGCCCCGCAGATGTGGCGCTGGCATGGCTGCTGCACAACCCCGTTGTGACAGCCCCCATCATCGGCCCACGTACAATGGAGCAGTTCGAGGGCAACCTGCACTCGCTGGAGATCAAGCTCGACGAAGCCGCACTGGCAAAGCTCGACGAAATCTGGCCGGGGCCGGGTGGCGCAGCACCAGAGGCCTATGCCTGGTAA
- a CDS encoding LysR family transcriptional regulator, with protein sequence MNLQNLRTFYLAAKRGSFAAAAEELLYAPSTVTLHIQQLEAAWGVKLFEKHGRGVRLTNEGRTILGKVTTILDQVDTLDRTVQDMVEGEAGHIRIGAIEPVGSWSVAPLIAEYIRERPMLQINFETGSGYTMMDRIEAGELDVGLTYPPPPGTPMRFEPLFTEQMGLLMYHAHPLARKPRLRLDDLRRVRLIFTDTVSAYRGIVQNNLIAYGGTHPYANIEMTSIRGVVALVQRNIGVAMLPPMAADPLPEQTVLRYVEGHRFERTIGLLFRDYDDLRRRALDKFIVYLSYKLSDL encoded by the coding sequence ATGAATTTGCAGAATTTAAGGACGTTTTATCTGGCTGCGAAACGGGGCAGCTTCGCCGCTGCGGCGGAAGAATTGCTCTATGCGCCATCGACGGTGACACTACACATTCAGCAGTTAGAGGCCGCCTGGGGCGTTAAACTTTTTGAGAAGCATGGCCGCGGTGTGCGCCTGACGAATGAGGGCCGCACGATCTTAGGCAAGGTCACGACGATTCTGGATCAGGTAGATACTCTGGATCGTACGGTGCAGGATATGGTTGAAGGCGAAGCAGGGCATATCCGCATCGGGGCTATTGAGCCGGTTGGCAGTTGGAGCGTTGCGCCGCTCATTGCGGAGTACATACGAGAACGGCCTATGCTGCAAATCAACTTCGAGACAGGCAGTGGTTACACGATGATGGATCGCATTGAAGCGGGGGAACTGGATGTTGGCCTAACTTACCCACCACCGCCCGGTACGCCTATGCGGTTTGAGCCATTATTTACCGAGCAGATGGGGTTGCTGATGTATCATGCTCATCCCTTGGCGCGCAAGCCGCGCCTGCGCCTGGATGATCTGCGCCGTGTGCGCCTTATCTTTACAGATACGGTTTCTGCTTATCGAGGTATCGTCCAGAATAACCTGATTGCCTATGGTGGGACGCACCCTTATGCCAATATTGAGATGACAAGCATCCGGGGCGTGGTGGCACTCGTACAGCGTAACATTGGGGTTGCTATGCTGCCGCCCATGGCTGCTGATCCCTTGCCGGAGCAAACTGTGCTACGATACGTCGAAGGTCACCGCTTTGAGCGCACGATAGGCCTGCTCTTTCGGGATTATGATGATTTACGCCGCCGTGCCCTGGATAAATTCATCGTCTACCTAAGCTATAAATTATCCGACTTATAA
- a CDS encoding alpha/beta fold hydrolase: MSFAAVNGASLYYESAGEGEALVFIHAGIADSRMWNIQYEAFTRTHHAIRYDMRGYGKSPLVPGQYARYEDLHALLDELNIKKAVLVGCSLGGSTAIDFALAYPRRVRAVVGVNTALTGYQQEWEETPLIQAMEEAEEEAEKTGDLSRLCELEVQFWVAGPNRSMSVLSDDVRALAYEMNMIALKGDFYEEAEAVPLSPPAAERLDQLTCPLLLIQGEDDTEMTYNRLAYMQENAPDAQLITMPGAHLPNMEHPAQFNQILRDFLDSL, from the coding sequence ATGTCATTTGCAGCGGTTAACGGGGCAAGCCTCTATTATGAATCTGCCGGGGAAGGTGAGGCGCTGGTTTTCATCCATGCGGGGATCGCTGACAGCCGCATGTGGAATATTCAGTACGAAGCCTTCACCAGGACGCATCATGCTATCCGATATGATATGCGCGGCTATGGCAAATCCCCGCTCGTACCGGGCCAGTATGCCCGTTATGAAGACCTGCATGCCCTGTTGGACGAGCTTAACATCAAGAAAGCGGTGCTCGTAGGCTGTTCCTTAGGCGGGAGTACGGCTATTGATTTCGCTCTGGCATACCCTCGTCGCGTACGCGCAGTTGTCGGCGTCAATACAGCCCTTACTGGTTATCAGCAAGAATGGGAAGAAACACCTCTCATTCAGGCGATGGAAGAAGCCGAAGAAGAAGCGGAAAAAACAGGCGATCTATCTCGCCTGTGTGAGCTGGAAGTACAATTCTGGGTAGCAGGGCCGAACCGCAGCATGAGCGTCTTATCTGACGATGTACGGGCCCTCGCCTATGAGATGAACATGATTGCGCTTAAGGGTGATTTTTACGAAGAAGCTGAGGCTGTCCCGCTGTCGCCACCGGCTGCTGAGCGCTTAGACCAGCTCACGTGCCCCCTGCTGCTCATCCAAGGTGAAGATGACACTGAAATGACGTACAACCGCCTCGCTTACATGCAAGAAAATGCGCCCGATGCACAGCTCATCACCATGCCGGGCGCACATTTACCTAATATGGAGCATCCCGCACAATTCAACCAAATTTTGCGAGACTTCTTGGATAGTTTATGA